In one window of Solanum pennellii chromosome 2, SPENNV200 DNA:
- the LOC107010761 gene encoding protein LYK5-like, whose translation MGDFPLIFFISSIILALKVYAQQNYSGNTVMSCEGTNETGTTASFLFSCNGEKFSCRSFVIFRSDSPYNTVSSISKLLSSNPDEIVHINNISRFKILDQNQEVIVPVNCSCSGLYYQADTSYVIPSKYDTYFRIATSTYQGLSTCSALMHENVYNALDLFPGLNLRVPLRCACPTRDQSRNGVKYLVTHLVTWGDNVSSISAQFSVSSQSTAYANGLSENSVLYPFTTILIPLPKEPSSSQTRTIKRTHTEIFYPSRHKISYRSLFIGVGTGVSLAVLCFILFIVLKHKKESVRGEILGNRRQGKQKRNLPEHVLESIVGEGQMIKVYEFEELVAATENFSSRKKFGHCVYKGVLRGKLMAIKEMSTDISKEVKFLAKINHFNLISLAGFCKHHQLSYLVFEFMENGSLKEWLFKDDNPEAQSWNCRIRIALDIADGLDYIHNFTAPAYVHNNISSNSILLNRHLRAKISNFSLARSANNEGMITSSMKFIEGNNGYMAPEYIETGQVTPKIDIYAFGIVLLEIITGKGAVFEQDGKEVLLSETVLESMDEESKIQELTDPRLQVKHPLGYIIQQTDLVLRLVRLCAACLTMEPERRPSANEVISTLLKIQSDVQN comes from the coding sequence ATGGGTGATTTTCCACTTATCTTTTTCATAAGTTCCATCATTTTAGCTTTAAAGGTCTATGCCCAACAAAATTATTCAGGCAATACTGTCATGAGTTGTGAAGGAACCAATGAAACAGGAACTACggcttcttttctcttttcttgcaATGGTGAAAAGTTCTCCTGTCGATCATTCGTGATTTTTAGATCAGATTCTCCTTATAATACTGTTTCTTCCATCTCAAAACTCCTATCTTCGAACCCTGATGAGATTGTCCACATCAACAATATTTCAAGGTTTAAAATATTGGATCAGAACCAAGAAGTTATAGTTCCAGTAAATTGTTCATGTTCAGGTCTGTACTATCAGGCTGACACCTCTTATGTTATACCAAGCAAATATGATACCTATTTTCGCATCGCAACCAGCACGTATCAGGGGTTATCTACTTGCAGTGCTCTTATGCATGAAAATGTCTACAATGCACTGGATCTGTTTCCAGGTCTAAATTTGCGGGTACCACTCAGATGTGCCTGTCCTACAAGGGATCAGTCAAGAAATGGTGTGAAATATTTGGTGACTCATTTGGTTACATGGGGAGACAACGTTTCTAGCATTAGCGCGCAGTTCAGTGTCAGTAGTCAAAGTACAGCATATGCAAATGGATTATCTGAAAATTCAGTTCTTTATCCTTTCACAACAATACTGATTCCTCTGCCAAAAGAACCATCAAGCTCCCAAACAAGGACTATTAAGAGAACACACACTGAAATCTTTTACCCTTCTAGACACAAAATATCATACCGCAGTCTTTTCATTGGGGTAGGAACTGGTGTATCCCTTGCAGTCCTCTGTTTTATCTTGTTCATTgtcttaaaacataaaaaggaaagCGTAAGAGGTGAAATACTTGGGAACAGAAGACAAGGGAAACAAAAAAGGAATTTGCCAGAACATGTCCTGGAAAGTATAGTTGGTGAAGGTCAAATGATCAAAGTTTATGAATTTGAAGAACTGGTGGCTGCAACTGAAAACTTCAGCTCgcgaaaaaaatttggtcattgtGTTTATAAAGGGGTCCTTCGAGGAAAACTGATGGCCATCAAGGAGATGAGCACAGACATATCAAAGGAGGTTAAATTTCTTGCAAAGATCAaccatttcaatttaattagcCTCGCTGGTTTCTGTAAGCATCATCAACTATCCTATCTTGTTTTCGAGTTCATggaaaatggatctttaaaagaaTGGCTTTTCAAGGATGATAACCCCGAGGCTCAGAGCTGGAACTGCAGAATTCGTATTGCCTTAGATATCGCTGATGGTCTAGATTATATTCATAACTTCACAGCTCCAGCTTATGTGCACAATAACATAAGCAGTAACAGTATCTTACTTAACAGACATCTAAGGGCcaagatttcaaattttagcCTGGCGCGGTCAGCTAACAATGAAGGAATGATAACTTCATCTATGAAATTCATCGAGGGAAACAATGGTTACATGGCACCAGAGTACATTGAAACTGGTCAGGTTACTCCCAAGATAGATATCTATGCATTTGGAATCGTTTTGTTGGAGATAATAACAGGAAAAGGGGCTGTTTTTGAGCAGGATGGAAAAGAAGTACTCCTGTCAGAGACGGTGCTTGAAAGTATGGATGAAGAATCTAAAATTCAAGAACTCACAGATCCAAGGCTACAAGTTAAGCACCCTCTTGGTTACATAATTCAACAGACTGATCTCGTTCTTCGATTGGTGAGATTATGTGCAGCATGCTTGACGATGGAACCTGAAAGAAGACCAAGTGCAAATGAAGTAATATCTACCTTACTCAAAATCCAGTCTGATGTACAAAACTAG